The Bacteroidales bacterium sequence TTTTTGGATTGTTCTTCCTGTATGGCCCGATCAACGGTCAGGTATTCCCATGGACAGCTCCTTTTGGTGGTCCGGGGGCCGACTTTGCCACCGACATCAAACAAACATCCGATAATGGTTACATCATAGCAGGCTATGGCGGTGATGGCTTTTCAGCCAATTATTATGTGGTCAAACTAAATGAATATGGTCTCTTGCAATGGGAACGCAACCTCAGTAAAGACAATTACGCAGAGCGGGCATACAGCGTGGTGGCGACCAGCGATGGCGGGTTTGTGGTGATCGGCACTGCCACGCAGATGAATCGTCCATGGCTTGTAAAACTTGACAGCAATGGCGACACGCTTTGGACTTCCCAGTGGACTTCGACGTTGCCTCAAAACAGCGCCCTGCTTGCAAGAGGTGCTGAACTGCCCGATGGCCGTATTGTTGTGATTGGGGCAGAAGGATCGTATGGTTACCAGCCAAATATGTTTCTCGTTAGCCAAAATGGTGAGTTGACCGAACAGCGCACACTCAATGCTATCGTGCCACCTGGCTGGCTTGCAGGAACATTCGTGAGTCATATCGAAAATACGGCTGATGGCGGATTTGTTCTCACCGGGTCGGCCGGCAGCGGAACAGGAACAAGGCCATTTATTTGGAAGTTCGATCAAAATGCTGATTCTGTCTGGTCAGTTCATTTTACTCAGCAGGGTGTTTGGATGAGATCAGCCGAATCAATAAAACAATTGAGTGACGGAGGATATATTCTGAGTGGCTACACAGCTCCCAACTCCGAACACAGTTGCGCCCTTCGTGCAGATGCAAACGGAAACCTGCTTTGGTTTTCCAGCTTTCCTGATACAATTTACACCCAGGCTACCGATGTGATCGAATGGACTGATGGAAAGTTCTTAATTACCGAAAAACGTTTCAACGGTTTCGGGGAAACATTTTTTCAGACCGCTCTCCTGACAGTTGACAGCGAAGGAAGTCTGCTCAACCGGGAAATGATCATGGCCTCCGATTCTTCAACCACCATCACCCGTATGCGCCGAACCAGCGATGGCGGATTTGTGATGGCCGGCGAGATCAACGAATACCTGGTAGTGAATGAACAGGATCTGTTTGTACTTAAGTCCGATGCTGAAGGCAACATTTCGGGCGCCGGCATTGATTACGTTTGGCCGGGTGATATCAATTACGACGGCACAGTGAATATGGACGACCTGATGATCCTTGGGGTCACGGCAGGGGCAGCCGGTCCGCCTCGCGTAGATCAATCCATCGGCTGGTACCCGCACTACGTCACCAACTGGGCCGATACTGTGGTTACCGGAGTCAATTACAAACATGCCGACACCGACGGCAACGGAATTGTTGATATCCATGACACACTCGCCATTATCACAAACTATGGATTGACAAGAGATCTGGATAACCGCAGATACGTTTCATCACTACCTACAAAATCCACCAGGTCGGGAAACGATCTCTTCATCATTCCCGAAGAGGTAATGCTGATTGATGCCGTGAATGTGGAGATCCCACTCTATCTCGGCGAAGCAGCAACACCCGTCATCGGTTTTTATGGAATGCGGTTCAGTATGGCAACCGACCCAACGTTGGTAGTTGCCGAAAGCATGACGGTAGATTTTACCGGCTCATGGTTAGGTACACAAAACACCGATCTCTGGGCTATTCAGAAAACTTTTGCAGATGAAGGTGCAACTGATTTAGGACTTACGTTGAATAACCATCAGCCCGTTTCCGGGTTTGGTCAGATTGGTTTTGTTAAATTCTCCCTCGCCCAGCCACTGCAGCACGGAGAAGTGCTAAACCTCGAAATCCATTTCGATAATCTGATGGCCTATGAATACGATCTCACACCAATTGAACTCTCCACCGGAACTTTCCAGATTGTGCTCGACAATAACCTGACCGGAATGGATGACCTGGTTTTTAACGATAAAATCCATGTGTTTCCCAATCCTGTGGCGGCCGGACATCCTGTTATTATCCATAGCAACAAAGCTATTTCAACAATAGAAATCTACAGTATCGCAGGACTTTTAGTGGCTTCAGAAAAATTTGATTTGGTCACTCAACAATTCACAGCGCCGGCT is a genomic window containing:
- a CDS encoding T9SS type A sorting domain-containing protein, which translates into the protein MKKRIQFLTFFGLFFLYGPINGQVFPWTAPFGGPGADFATDIKQTSDNGYIIAGYGGDGFSANYYVVKLNEYGLLQWERNLSKDNYAERAYSVVATSDGGFVVIGTATQMNRPWLVKLDSNGDTLWTSQWTSTLPQNSALLARGAELPDGRIVVIGAEGSYGYQPNMFLVSQNGELTEQRTLNAIVPPGWLAGTFVSHIENTADGGFVLTGSAGSGTGTRPFIWKFDQNADSVWSVHFTQQGVWMRSAESIKQLSDGGYILSGYTAPNSEHSCALRADANGNLLWFSSFPDTIYTQATDVIEWTDGKFLITEKRFNGFGETFFQTALLTVDSEGSLLNREMIMASDSSTTITRMRRTSDGGFVMAGEINEYLVVNEQDLFVLKSDAEGNISGAGIDYVWPGDINYDGTVNMDDLMILGVTAGAAGPPRVDQSIGWYPHYVTNWADTVVTGVNYKHADTDGNGIVDIHDTLAIITNYGLTRDLDNRRYVSSLPTKSTRSGNDLFIIPEEVMLIDAVNVEIPLYLGEAATPVIGFYGMRFSMATDPTLVVAESMTVDFTGSWLGTQNTDLWAIQKTFADEGATDLGLTLNNHQPVSGFGQIGFVKFSLAQPLQHGEVLNLEIHFDNLMAYEYDLTPIELSTGTFQIVLDNNLTGMDDLVFNDKIHVFPNPVAAGHPVIIHSNKAISTIEIYSIAGLLVASEKFDLVTQQFTAPAEKGIYLLKIYTTSGITTKRLIVN